In Lathyrus oleraceus cultivar Zhongwan6 chromosome 2, CAAS_Psat_ZW6_1.0, whole genome shotgun sequence, the DNA window TACTTAAAGGAATACTATCAGATAATTTGTTTTCTTGCAAGTCTAATATTACAAGATTCTTAAGTTTTCCAACTGAATTTGGAATTGTTCCCTCAAGGAAATTGTTTCCGATGCTTAAGTAAGTTAAACCGATTAGTTGTCCTATTCTCTCAGGTATCATTCCATAAATTTGGTTATACCTCACATCAAACCCAATCAGATGGATGGATAAGTTTCCTATATGATCTGACAATTTGCCACCAAATCtgtttttgaaaatttcaaaCTTTGACAATTTAGTACAATTGGTTAAGGAAGCAAGGAAGTCCAAATCATGAGCTCCTCCACTCCCAAAATTATTAGCACTAATACGAAAAATCTCAAGTTTGTTCAATCTACCTAAAGTAAGAGGTATTGGCCCATTTAAAAGATTCCATGATATTTCTAAATATCGCAATTCAGTGAGGTTGGATATTGAAGCTGGTAAAGTTCCGCCAATTTGGTTCCCTCCTACTAAGAAATCTTTAATATTGGGAAAAACAATATCTATATTTGATGGAAGACTACCCAATAACTTGTTTCCTCCAAGACTGAAAAATTCAATATTTGATAGGTTGTAAAGTGAAGGAGGAATTTCACCTGACAAATTATTTAAAGCTAGATAAAGCATTTTCAAACTTGACAATTTACCCAAAGAATAAGGGATACTTCCTTCCAAATAATTATCTATAAGAGGAAATATTTCCCAGAGAAGATGGAATAATACCGGTTAGTTTATTTGACTGGAGACTCAATTCATTAAGTTGAATGATTGACCCTAACCGTGCCGGAATTCTTCCTGTGAGTTTATTAAACTCCAAAAAAATTTCCTTGATATTAGTGCAGTTAGTGAGCTCCATGGGAATCTCTCCCCGAAGATTGTTGTTGCTTAAGTCAAGACCTTGCAACCTTTTCAATCGACCAACTTGTTTTGGAATTTCACCATGCAAATCGATGTTGAAAAGTATGAGAAATCTAAGAAATGTTAGATTTCCTAAGGATGGAGCAAGAGTGCCACCCCATGTTTGGTTCTCCAAATGCAAGACAGAGACTCTCTTGTGACGACGACCACATGTGACTCCCTGCCATTCACAGAAATCCAAAGAATGATTCCATGATGGTAGAGAATTAGGCACGCCATTTGTAAGTTTTTCCTTCAAGGAAAGTAAAGCTAACTTATCAGTGTTTGAACTCAAAGAAACAGCAATCGATACTAATGTCATGCTATAAACCAACATCATACATGTCCTCATATTGCTACTTGAGAATCTGTTTGAGATATGATTAGTATATAAAGAGAAATATATTTATGCACTAAGTTAGTGCAAGGAAACCAAGTCCTGAAGGCTCATTCCACGAAGGCAGAGagcataatatatatatatatatatatatatatatatatatatatatatatatatatatatatatatatatatatatatatatatatatatatatatatatatataataaagtGTTTTTATCACTTTTTAATTAAGattttctttcttctttttgtgtttttgtttttatttttattttgtttttaaagATGGATATTTCACGGTATTGTGTTTCAGTTATAAAAGTATTTAGCATTGAATGTTGAAGAAGAGAAAAAAAGCATAAAAGAGCCCGAAAGCATAAGAGATGACATTTGACTCGTAATGAATATTACAACTGTGATCATGGTTTTAAATTGCGGTCCGCAACTGCAACTGCAAGATTGCTAATGCAGTAGTCTCCTCATCCGCATCAGGCCGCAATTGCGGTGTGATTTAAAATCCATTGTTCAACCACATTAGAGTTTGCATCAAACAACTTCATCAATGTTTCTTCACATATTTTCATCGTAACTCAAAGTTTGAGAACCAAAAACCTCAATTTACATCTCATTTGTAATGTAAATGATTAACATCAAGAGTTTTTCAATGGTGTATTTCACATATCTTTCAATAAAAATTCACGCCGCAATGACTGCAATACGCATCGCAGCAACCGCAATGGCCGCAATCGCAACACACGCAACCGCACCTACATCCGTGACCACAACCGCAATTTAAAACTATGACTGTGATGACTAGGAATGACGACTGTAATGAAATCAGAAGATGTACACCCTCTAGCATTCTGAAGAGATGATAGTCAGCTTGTCATCAGCCTTGACGACCGTCATCTTCCTAGATTTCAGATTTTGTTTCTTCTTTTTTCCGTTTTTGGTTATGATTCGGTTGGCTTTCCTGCAGTTTTGTTTGATCATTAAGAAACTTAACTGTTATTTAGTGCCAAAATATGCCAATAAATAGACGCTAACAACTTAACAGCTATCGATGAATTATTCTATTTGAGAATGATGCTCACTGTAGTTAAGGGTCCAACAACTTACGAGGACATACGTAAGGTTGGAGAAACACAATATTTTATCTTTAGAGATGCATGCTTTGGAATGGGGTTTCTCGAGGATGACAAATAATTTATTTTTGCCATCAAGGAAGCAAGGGAATGGGGTTCAAGATAATTTTTTAGGAAGCTATTTttcattatattgttgtctggTACAGTAAATAGACCAAGTCATGTATGGAATAATACTTGGACATGACTGTCGGGTGGTATATTGCATGAACAATGACTTTTGTCTTGTAATTCAGGTACATATTCACATAACTCTTTAGTATTGATTATTGTATTTATTTTATGTATCATATAAGATGTATTTATGATCAAGCATAACATTATGTGATCTTACTTTAGAATTTAGTTTGAATGATGAAGAACAACAAAATTTGACTTTAGTTGAAATTGAAAAGATTTTGCAAGCTAATTGTCGTACTTTGAAGGATTTCCGTTATATTCCATATCTAAATGGTTATGTTTTGGAACAACTTGGTAATCTCTTGATTTACGAAGAACTGAATTATGACGTTGCTGCATTTAAATAAGAATTTTCTATGTTGTATTCATCACTCACAGGTTGTTACTTTATATTATAGATAAATAGATGCTCTGATTAGTTTTACATTGGTGTTGAGTTTTTTGCACTGTTGTGTAACATTAAACTATAACTACATAACTGTTACAAAACTTAATTTTTTAAACTGGCCATGTTGTTTGAGTTCATATGCATTTCTTCATTTGATGTAAAACTTACAAAAGTGTGCGTGAATATAGTTGAACTTATTTTTATGAAGTTGGTAACATTTCGTTATGTTGTCATTGTAGATGAACAAAACACCATCTTTGGTAAAATCATCACTGCAGTCACTTATCAAAAGGGGGGCGTTTTTTCCTGCATGGGCATGGCGGAACCGGAAAAATATTTATATGTCAAACTTTTGCAAGTTATTTGAGATCAAAGCATCAAATTGTTGTTACCGTTGCATCAAACAGAATTGTTGGACTTTTGCTCCCAGGTGGGAGAACTGCACATTCAAAGTTGAAAATACCAGTTCCAACTTTTGACAACTCTTTTTGTAACATCGAACCTAAGGATGACCTTGCAGAAATGTTAAGACTTACGCAATTGATAATTTGGGATGAAACACACATGGCTCACAACATTGTTTAGAGGCAGTTGATAGATCACTTAGAAATATTATGAGTAACCATTCAAATTCCGATTCCATTTTCGTTGGTAAGGTTATTGTATTCTGTGGTGATTTTAGGGAAATTCTTCCCGTTGTACCTAGACGAACCCATTCTGATATTATACACAGTTCATTAAATGCTTCATACATTTGGAATGAATGTGAGGTACTTACGTTGACAAAAAACATGCGACTACGAAGTGGTACAAACCCAATTGAATGTCTTGAAATAGAACAATTTTTAAAATGGTTACTCAAAATTGGGGAAGGAAAAATATATGAACCTAATGATGGATATGCTGAAATTGATATTCCTTATGAAATTTCAATATCAAGCTTTGATGACCCAATCAAGGCTATTGTTGACAGTACATATCCGAATTTTATGGATAATTATCAATCATATGACTACCTCAGAAGTCGAGTTATTTTGGTTGCGACCATTGAAACTGTAGATAACGTCAATGACCATGTTCTTGAAAGAATGCCAGGTACTTATTCATATGTATcatgttaatgttattatttcATGTAAATTATctcatttcatattgcattgATATTTTTTTAAAGGTGATTCAAGAGACTACTATAGTTCCAACTCAATTGATAGATCCGAAATACATGACATGTGAAGGATAAGGGCGAcccaaaacgcagcggaatttaaaattttcacctttagtgatccttacgaatgggcatgatcagtgatagaatcgttacctcttgtgacgattgaaacctttgatgcagatttacggagcgatcacgaacgttgaacgatgacaacgcctctactcagtccacacgaacggattccttcaatctcagcgctagctgctacgaatgaaggctttgagtgagtgagtgagagagagagagagagagagagagaaagaaaacgAAGTTGCAATTGTactaatgcttctgcacaagggttctatttatagaaccacttgtgtggactgcaagctaaaaagctcacttaagtgtatgtggcccatatcttataatatgccaaaatcacttaagcgcgtggtacattaccatatttcgtattctatttaaatacaccgtaccttacgatgttctacaattcacttaagtgcatcgtatcttacggtgttccttagttactctatctctcatcaatccgttcttttgtgtgtgaccctgtaggttttcgcggcattggcaattatattaaatcatgcatttaacataataaacagtgagcggtatctagcaacacatcactgctacccaagacacgaaaatgtcatgtgatctgacaaatccttctgtcataatacttatgtgtataattaccctttttcccctatgtatatattgaacacaaggcataatccgtgtcatccttgtccagttcaatattgggcccatagacatttatcctgttacacaggatgggaaaattccatctaggtcactcatgtccctcagcatgcttcgtggagtacccatcaactatctttatggttatccagttacggacaatgtttgatcaacaacaaggcactcgactctacatctagggtccatagtggtttcaggtcgaagggtggtatacaccactatcaccatgagaataacttattacattttgcataacattctatatggtattctcatagcgggacaatccagtataaatattactcctaatattcatatctatgtttaagacttgataactccttatccatgatccatgagatgtgatcatcagtctatatacataatagtcttaatgctttaatgttatcccacttcacaacaaagatcgactacgaatactttaagaataatgtccatatgtt includes these proteins:
- the LOC127118177 gene encoding probable LRR receptor-like serine/threonine-protein kinase At3g47570, which encodes MRTCMMLVYSMTLVSIAVSLSSNTDKLALLSLKEKLTNGVPNSLPSWNHSLDFCEWQGVTCGRRHKRVSVLHLENQTWGGTLAPSLGNLTFLRFLILFNIDLHGEIPKQVGRLKRLQGLDLSNNNLRGEIPMELTNCTNIKEIFLEFNKLTGRIPARLGSIIQLNELSLQSNKLTGIIPSSLGNISSYR